A stretch of DNA from Polyodon spathula isolate WHYD16114869_AA chromosome 20, ASM1765450v1, whole genome shotgun sequence:
AAGGTTGAAATTACAGGCAGGTGGAGGAAAGAGCTTGGAATTACTGACCTTGAGAttcttttttctattattttaaaatgttattgtattttttttttcttcaggtctTTGCGCTGATCCAGGTGGCTCTTAAAGAACCTCTGGACATGCACTGGATTCACAAGGTATTCTCAGAGCTATAGGATTTGGCAATCAGAGTTATTGATAACTGCACACATTCACTCTATGTTGCTTCCTTGGCAGTTTTGAATTGTGTCTGCAGGCAGACACAGAGGCACAGGTGACTCTGTCCGTGGGTGCTGAGTTGTCCTGCTCTGTACCCCTCACAGGTCCTGCTGTTCTTGGCAGTGGTGATTGTAGCCGCTGGGGTCGTTGGGCTGTGTTTGCAGTGGATGGAGGAGTGGGGCACAGCTTTGTTATCATTGCAGGTGTGTGCAGAATATTCATTAAGCACATCTAGcaggttttttaaatattttttttactttttttaaacacgtGTGTTGCTGTGCACCCTGACCCTTCCCTTTGCCCCTGCCAGGTGACGGCCCCTTTTCTGCAGCTGGCGGGTGTGGCTGCCGTGTCGCTCCTCGGCTGGTTTGTGTTCCAGAGATTCTTCATGGCCAAAAGGACAGGTAAGCACCGCCCAGACCCCCAGCACTGACCCCCCTGCTGAAGACTGCCACTGTTTGCTGTGCTAGTGCTTCATACTGCAGCTGTGTGTTCCCCTTGCCCTACATGGCTAGTGTCTACATTTTTTCCAGTGTTGTTTCCCTGATAAAGACCTCCACTCCCaaactgatatttcaaaattGTTAAAACTTGAGTTCACATGCAAATGTAACTAAcataaagaagaaaaatgcaaaatgaaacagTCCTAGCAAAACATACCCTTAGAACAGTtcctaaagttttgtgaatagtgtCGACAATATATTAATATGTAAGCTTCTGATAAAAGTACAAAAAACGAATAATTGAGAACAATGCTGGTGTTCAGTTCTTCCCCAGTGTTGGGTAGTGCTGCCCTCTGCTGTTTGCTGGCTGTCAGTGCTAATCCTGTGTGTGTTCAGTCTCTAGGGTGTTTATCCTCATGGCTTATCTCATCGTGGTTGCTGCTGTGTTCCTGTCTCCACTGGTCATCACATCTCCCTGCCTCCTGGAGATAAGGGAGTTACCCCCCAAGCCTGCGCTGATCGGCCACCGGGGGGCGCCCATGGTGAGCTTGCTCTATACTGCTGAATTAATTAATAGCACATTTTGCTTTGCGGTTTTGTCAGTTGGAAACATGGCAAGCTTGCCTTTAGCTTTCCTGGTTTTCCGCGCCTCTCTGCGCAGCTGCTGTGGCTCATCTGGGTGTCTCTGGTGAAAGttcttctcactctctctcctttTTAAAGCTCGCTCCAGAGAACACAATGATGTCCTTCCGGAAGAGTATGGAGTGTAAGGTGGCCGCCTTCGAGTCAGACGTGCTGCTCaggtgagagacagacagagagggaccAGAGACACTAACAGAGAGATGCACTAGGCAGATATTacaagtggtgtgtgtgtgtctctgtatctttAAGAGCCTTATGAAAAAAAAGACTCTGAATGTGACATTTGTCCACCAGGTGGCATTGTGTCCTATGCAAAAATCCACATTCAGAGAAACCATAGTTAGAAAATGTGCCCACCAGTAGATTCTATGCTATGTAATTTGGATGTTTAATATACCAGTACTGTAAATTCTACAAACTCTAGACATATACTTTAGACTTCCTATTGTGGCCAGCGCCAAAAAAAGAAAGGCAATCAACTATGTGCATCAATATGTCCAGTATACATCTTTACAAGAATAAACAGAAAGATGCTTTACAAGAGCAGACCCTGCGCTACAGTTGAGATTTCTTCATATCTCCAGCTGGGATGGAGTGCCCTTCCTGATGCACGACGATTCCTTGAAAAGGACGACGAACGTGTTGGAGAAGTTTCCAGAGAGAGCCAGGAACGGCAGCTCCACCTTCAGCTGGAAGGAGCTGCAGAGCCTCAACGCTGGGGCGTGGTACCTGAAGGTAATCTGACTGCATGAACCTCCTTAATGTTGTAGCTAGAGCCAACCCGAGTCACAGAGCAGTGCAGTAAATCCATTGAGTAACCTGAAAGGTGAAACAGTGGCACACAACACACTAGgaacattaaaaacacatggaTAATTTCTTATTCAGTCAGATTAGAGACAAATGGTGTGCTTTcaatgaaaggcattatataaattGGTGCATTGTATTGCACTGTCACAGAAACATAATACCTACTACTATACCTGCAATGCTCTAAGCAGTATTACATGATGTGCTTTGGAAGTAATGTATCACCTAGATAGTAACTGACAACCAAAGGCATTATGCAGCTACTTGTAGTTCCTGAATGGAGATTAGATGTGATATAGTGTTGATATGAGTACATGCTCCACCATGCTGTATTAGCGGTTTGCCTCTCATCTATTACACGGCACATCATGCAGTAGTCTGCCAGGGCTGGCACGTCTTATGAAGATCAGCATTGCATTGTAGTATTAGCATTGCATTACGCCTCTGGTAAGACCTGATTGGCCCGGGGACAGTGATGCGAGTGGCGCCGCCCTTGTGGTTTGTTTCAGAATGACCCCTTCCAGACAGTCTCCTCCTTCTCAAAGCTGGATCAAGAGGAAGCCAGAAATCAGAGCATCCCGTCTCTGAGTGATCTGCTGAACCTGGCCAAGCAGAACAACACCTCTGTCATCTTCGATCTGAAAAAACTCTCTCCGGGACACCCCTACGAACTCAGCTACACCCAGCGCACTGTCGAGACCATTCTCAACTCCAGCATCCCGCTGCGACTGGTGAGAATACGGAGCTAACATTGCTTCAGCACACCAGGGTTTAAATAACTGAGAGTCTAGAGAAACAAGTAATCATTCAGCGCTGGAAGACCTTCCTTCCGCGGATAGCCTTTAAAGTGAAAGCACAGCGACGATTTTGTGCTGCCAAAAGGATAAATTCAATAGAAATTAATTGGGGAGGGGTGAAAGTTTTCATCAG
This window harbors:
- the gdpd2 gene encoding glycerophosphoinositol inositolphosphodiesterase GDPD2, whose product is MYVDWFLVVLIVTSVLVIYCCLLLVFALIQVALKEPLDMHWIHKVLLFLAVVIVAAGVVGLCLQWMEEWGTALLSLQVTAPFLQLAGVAAVSLLGWFVFQRFFMAKRTVSRVFILMAYLIVVAAVFLSPLVITSPCLLEIRELPPKPALIGHRGAPMLAPENTMMSFRKSMECKVAAFESDVLLSWDGVPFLMHDDSLKRTTNVLEKFPERARNGSSTFSWKELQSLNAGAWYLKNDPFQTVSSFSKLDQEEARNQSIPSLSDLLNLAKQNNTSVIFDLKKLSPGHPYELSYTQRTVETILNSSIPLRLVLWLVNKNRDKLVAIPPGFQKIYADKEAMWAGGGDRLNIRHSFLSGQEIRNLTRSNVTMNMWVVNERWLFSLLWCSGVSSVTTNSCQRLRDMQRPIWHLAPDTYQAIWITVDCFFLLVILGLFLLQRRRFWNNRGGRSEHSNGFINLLTGEMDTFL